The proteins below are encoded in one region of Aspergillus nidulans FGSC A4 chromosome III:
- a CDS encoding GcvT family protein (transcript_id=CADANIAT00006391) — translation MPSTTYNLPGHRYRLHTQFTIPMRSSSRHRYQGTRARYRDDNPRSAVLTGHLVLNLRCHGTVRGNRFGSGSAPYRSNQLSQLEPYRSCSTVVGSETVSREDRIHMQMTMTFPTPQQRIIIIGAGIVGANLADELLAQGWLAANITVLEQGPLSLPGGSTSHAPGLVFQTSPSKTMTRFAQYTVQKLQRIEKDGQNCFNQLVDARLVDGDECRRLYPLLNKESDVVLGGLHIKTDGLALAARATGILIERTRGAGVKYREHTAVTGILQENGKVKGVRTSSGEDLYADNVVSCAGFWGVEIGRMAGVGIPLLPLAHQYAKTSPIGELSNRDANSRMNGLNATLPILRHQDQDLYYREHGDRVGIGYYGHKPMPVDARALGATPKHVDEKNMPSRLEFTSEDFAPAWEETKKLLPALRNAQVDDGFNGVFSFTPDGGPLVGQAPNLDGFFVAEAVWVTHSAGVARAMAEILTRGWSSIDVSECELSRFERVQLNRSYVEETSQQNFVEIYDIIHPLQPRESPRNLRVSPFYAQQMQLGAVFMELGGWERPFWYGANAHLLQSLPEHWRPVERDAWSARFYSPIAAVEAWKTRNAVAMYDMSSFHRFIVSGPGAVALLQGLGTVDVDVRPGTIVYALLLNENGGIYSDVFVTRLGSFTYQIGANTATDLAYLARKARYQTQKSPADWVHVEDVTGGTCAIGLWGPRAADVLHSLPLPRETDISNKSLPYMRAKAVTIASIPVTLFRKSYVGEYGWEIQTSAEHGARLWEAIFNAGKRHGLIAAGRAAFNALRIEKGYRTYGVDMTTEHDPYEAGLGSAIANLKLEGTSKKAEFVGKAALRARGKKALTRRLTCLTVDDGMSMVMGKEPVYLSGNAVGYVTNAAFGYTIRKPVVYAWVPAGLNEGVGVEIGYFGKKIKATVVGEPVVDPEGKRLAGPAEEENKMKSPLRSLL, via the exons ATGCCGTCAACAACATATAACCTCCCAGGTCATAGGTATCGCCTACATACACAATTCACCATCCCGATGCGGTCTTCCAG TCGGCACAGATATCAGGGTACCAGGGCCAGATACAGAGACGATAATCCCAGGTCTGCCGTTCTCACTGGCCATCTCGTGCTT AACCTGCGATGCCATGGCACGGTGCGGGGGAATCGGTTCGGTTCCGGTTCCGCGCCTTATCGATCCAACCAGCTTAGCCAGCTGGAGCCCTAcaggagctgcagcactGTAGTCGGCTCGGAAACGGTGTCC aGAGAAGACCGAATCCATATGCAAATGACAATGACATTTCCCACTCCCCAACAACGCATCATAATAATCGGCGCCGGCATCGTCGGCGCCAACCTCGCCGACGAGCTCCTGGCTCAAGGATGGCTTGCAGCCAACATCACAGTGCTCGAGCAAGGCCCGCTCTCCTTGCCGGGCGGCTCGACTTCGCACGCCCCAGGGCTCGTCTTCCAGACGAGCCCGTCCAAGACAATGACGCGGTTCGCACAGTACACGGTCCAGAAGTTACAGCGGATCGAGAAAGATGGGCAGAATTGCTTCAATCAGCTAG TCGATGCCCGTCTTGTTGATGGAGACGAGTGTCGAAGGCTTTACCCGCTTCTTAACAAGGAAAGTGATGTTGTGCTCGGGGGTCTGCATATCAAGACTGACGGGCTGGCGCTTGCGGCGCGCGCGACGGGGATTCTGATTGAGAGGACCAGGGGGGCTGGTGTGAAGTATCGGGAGCACACTGCCGTCACGGGGATCCTTCAGGAGAACGGCAAAGTCAAGGGGGTGAGGACGAGCAGTGGGGAGGACTTGTACGCCGACAATGTCGTTTCGTGCGCGGGCTTCTGGGGCGTCGAGATTGGGAGGATGGCTGGGGTTGGGATCCCCCTGCTGCCGCTGGCACATCAGTACGCAAAGACTAGTCCTATCGGTGAACTGAGCAACCGTGATGCGAACAGCCGGATGAACGGGCTCAATGCGACTCTGCCTATCCTGAGACACCAAGACCAGGACCTGTATTACCGCGAGCACGGCGACCGAGTTGGGATCGGCTACTACGGACACAAGCCCATGCCTGTCGACGCGAGGGCTCTCGGTGCGACACCCAAGCATGTTGACGAAAAAAATATGCCATCGAGACTCGAGTTCACAAGTGAGGACTTTGCGCCAGCATGGGAGGAGACAAAGAAGCTTCTCCCTGCGCTGCGAAACGCACAGGTTGACGACGGGTTCAATGGGGTCTTTTCCTTTACGCCAGACGGTGGGCCCCTAGTCGGCCAGGCGCCCAATCTCGACGGCTTCTTTGTGGCGGAGGCCGTCTGGGTAACGCACTCGGCCGGTGTGGCGAGGGCTATGGCAGAGATTCTCACGAGAGGGTGGTCGAGCATTGATGTTTCGGAGTGTGAGCTATCACGGTTTGAGCGTGTTCAGCTGAACAGGTCGTATGTCGAGGAGACATCACAGCAGAACTTTGTCGAGATCTACGATATCATCCATCCCCTGCAGCCGAGGGAGTCGCCCAGGAATCTGCGAGTTAGTCCATTCTACgcgcagcagatgcagctcGGCGCTGTCTTCATGGAGCTAGGAGGGTGGGAACGACCCTTTTGGTACGGGGCGAacgctcatcttctgcagtCTCTGCCCGAGCACTGGAGGCCAGTAGAGAGAGACGCCTGGTCGGCCAGGTTCTATTCGCCCATCGCGGCCGTCGAGGCGTGGAAGACGCGCAACGCAGTCGCCATGTACGATATGTCCTCGTTCCATCGGTTCATTGTCTCGGGGCCTGGGGCCGTCGCTCTCCTGCAGGGCCTTGGCACTGTCGATGTGGACGTACGGCCTGGGACGATCGTGTATGCCCTGCTCCTGAATGAGAACGGGGGAATCTACAGCGACGTCTTCGTGACCAGACTCGGCAGCTTTACCTATCAGATCGGCGCCAACACAGCAACAGACTTGGCATATCTAGCTCGGAAGGCACGGTACCAGACGCAGAAATCCCCAGCAGACTGGGTCCACGTCGAAGATGTGACAGGCGGCACATGCGCCATTGGCCTTTGGGGCCCACGCGCAGCCGACGTCCTACACTCATTGCCCTTACCTAGAGAGACAGACATCTCGAACAAATCTCTCCCCTACATGCGCGCCAAAGCCGTCACTATCGCAAGCATCCCCGTCACGTTGTTCAGGAAGTCCTACGTCGGCGAATACGGCTGGGAAATCCAGACCTCTGCTGAGCACGGCGCACGCCTGTGGGAGGCGATTTTCAACGCAGGCAAAAGGCATGGCCTCATCGCCGCTGGTCGGGCGGCATTCAACGCCCTCCGTATCGAGAAGGGCTATCGCACGTATGGAGTTGACATGACCACCGAGCATGATCCATACGAGGCCGGGCTAGGATCCGCCATTGCCaacttgaagctggagggcACGAGTAAGAAAGCGGAATTTGTTGGTAAGGCTGCGTTACGAGCTCGCGGCAAGAAAGCTCTAACCCGCCGTCTGACTTGTCTGACGGTTGATGATGGAATGTCCATGGTTATGGGCAAGGAGCCGGTCTATCTTAGCGGGAATGCTGTAGGATATGTCACGAATGCGGCTTTTGGATATACTATCAGGAAGCCAGTAGTCTATGCCTGGGTGCCTGCTGGGCTGAATGAAGGGGTGGGCGTCGAGATTGGGTATTTTGGAAAGAAAATTAAGGCCACTGTTGTTGGGGAGCCGGTGGTTGATCCGGAGGGGAAGAGACTGGCTGGTCcggctgaggaggaaaatAAGATGAAGAGTCCGCTTAGGTCACTTCTATAG
- a CDS encoding glutamyl-tRNA(Gln) amidotransferase, subunit A (transcript_id=CADANIAT00006392) yields the protein MVLGYFSWATAFSLLASTAGAAIVKGQTVAVGSNTYYVPPNIVTTLSLSGKWSGQEDGLVPLTVFRSDARNLSIAAVKDLVDIYERTDDVFSTGFLENVYFTYNGSHKNPVLDVSLPSLWPTRFFGHAAPYNPQTSVNSTSDIPPGPYFLDPVTGNIYEAYLLYSDVMGSFTQGLIATGNNTYDVLPASLQGYDSLTIGVPSRLYYTKTPEKPLAGVRLGVKDIYDIRGVKTGCGNRAYYDLYPVSNTTGPAIQSLIDAGAVVVGKMKTSQFANGETATADWVDYHSPFNARGDGYQDPSSSSSGPGSGIGAYPWLDLAVGSDTGGSIRNPSQVNGCFGNRPSFDLVSLDNVMPMSPLLDTAGFLTRDAKLWKTASEVLYAPSGLKSYTKYPKSIKTIDFPTEPSTEANKILLSFLHKLSRFLGNATVSPLDYDRLWEQTKPSTVSSDTTLTSLLNLTYAILITKQQFPLLGAKLYEDHAAANDGRRPFIDPVPLSRWNWGLGYADEQLEAEINNKETFKSWWNSTVQVFDEETCADSLVLYVGTAATPTYRNVYREKPTGYGANANVNSIPGIPLGFSVSRISNMAGVPDMVVPVGQARYNSTITMREEYLPVAVDIIAPHGCDLMVFNLVNELVEKGIVKEPVAGSTMYGDETIY from the exons atGGTTCTTGGTTACTTCAGTTGGGCGACGGCATTCTCGCTGCTAGCCAGTACTGCCGGGGCAGCCATCGTCAAAGGCCAGACGGTTGCGGTGGGCAGTAATACGTACTACGTGCCTCCGAATATTGTCACAACCCTCTCACTGAGCGGAAAATGGTCGGGCCAGGAGGATGGTCTGGTACCGCTGACGGTCTTTAGAAGCGATGCCAGAAACCTGAGCATCGCCGCCGTCAAGGATTTGGTAGATATCTACGAAAGAACAGATGACGTTTTTAGCACTGGCTTTTTGGAGA ATGTCTACTTCACATACAATGGCAGCCATAAAAATCCAGTCCTGGATGTTTCATTGCCTTCATTATGGCCGACTCGATTCTTTGGCCATGCTGCCCCTTACAATCCCCAGACTTCCGTCAATAGCACGAGTGACATACCACCAGGCCCCTACTTCCTGGATCCAGTCACAGGCAACATCTACGAAGCCTACCTCCTCTACTCAGACGTCATGGGTTCCTTCACACAGGGCCTGATCGCCACAGGGAACAACACCTACGATGTCCTCCCTGCCAGCCTGCAAGGCTACGACTCACTGACGATTGGCGTGCCATCTCGCCTGTACTACACGAAGACGCCGGAAAAGCCGCTTGCCGGTGTCCGTCTGGGAGTGAAAGACATCTACGACATCAGAGGCGTAAAGACTGGCTGCGGGAACCGCGCGTACTATGATCTCTACCCGGTTTCCAACACGACTGGTCCGGCAATCCAGTCTCTTATCGACGCAGGTGCAGTTGTTGTGGGCAAAATGAAGACAAGCCAGTTTGCAAACGGGGAGACTGCAACAGCCGACTGGGTCGACTATCACTCCCCCTTCAACGCCCGTGGAGACGGATACCAGgaccccagctcctcctcctctggTCCGGGCTCAGGAATTGGCGCATACCCATGGCTCGATCTCGCAGTTGGCAGCGACACGGGCGGCTCAATCCGCAACCCAAGTCAGGTGAACGGATGTTTTGGAAACAGACCATCATTCGACCTTGTCTCTCTCGACAACGTCATGCCCATGTCTCCTCTCCTCGATACCGCTGGCTTTTTGACCAGGGATGCAAAACTCTGGAAAACAGCCTCGGAAGTTCTCTATGCTCCCTCCGGCCTGAAGTCATACACCAAATACCCCAAGTCTATTAAGACAATCGACTTTCCAACAGAGCCATCCACTGAAGCCAACAaaatcctcctctccttcttgcATAAACTCTCAAGGTTTCTCGGAAACGCTACAGTTTCTCCACTGGATTACGATCGCCTCTGGGAGCAGACAAAACCATCGACGGTCTCGTCGGACACGACCCTTACCTCTCTCCTGAACCTAACCTACGCCATCCTAATTACAAAGCAGCAATTTCCTCTCCTTGGTGCAAAACTCTATGAAGACCATGCAGCCGCCAATGACGGGCGCCGTCCATTTATCGACCCCGTCCCGTTAAGCCGCTGGAACTGGGGTCTCGGTTACGCGGATGAGCAGCTCGAGGCCGAGATTAATAATAAGGAAACCTTTAAGTCCTGGTGGAACAGCACCGTCCAGGTATTTGACGAGGAGACCTGTGCAGATAGTCTGGTGCTATATGTGGGCACTGCTGCAACGCCTACATATAGGAATGTATATCGCGA GAAACCAACTGGCTACGGTGCCAATGCTAACGTGAACAGCATCCCCGGAATTCCACTAGGCTTCTCTGTATCCCGGATTTCTAACATGGCTGGTGTTCCGGATATGGTAGTCCCAG TCGGCCAAGCCCGGTACAACTCTACTATCACTATGCGAGAGGAGTACCTCCCCGTCGCCGTGGACATTATTGCCCCGCATGGCTGCGATCTCATGGTGTTTAATCTTGTCAATGAGCTGGTGGAAAAGGGGATCGTGAAGGAGCCAGTGGCGGGGTCGACGATGTATGGGGATGAGACGATTTATTAA
- a CDS encoding uncharacterized protein (transcript_id=CADANIAT00006393) translates to MAPLGYRPETLRRRPRPFATKDNDYYCGGGSSSSIYYPYHPLSSDYGNPQRLRAEYHCPACRSTTTFRMLLRQKTMYLYRQVLRAASFEAALASAQALLLAQCMLIAIEGPDAPFSEATSVMLLSLGQRLYQQAPTQLRSRLSPRRAWLFAESVRRTIIVAFVLRGAYSLKKRNYSARTPFIDSLPFDMRTALWDASAESWTDAEGDSADSIVSLHQYSGMLESGLIHGISPFGGLILAACRGKAIEEVAYPSLPLARSAPNSAVSVGRSLFAALLPSILTDQAYVIRTLAPIGVSLTYQESLRLVYVFARLGAYDMSQGWFILIWQMRTAQPCAPKGINSRPL, encoded by the exons ATGGCACCACTCGGCTACAGACCAGAGACACTTCGAAGG AGGCCTAGACCGTTCGCCACCAAAGACAACGACTACtactgcggcggcggcagcagcagctccattTATTACCCCTACCATCCATTATCCTCTGACTATGGAAATCCCCAAAGACTACGGGCAGAGTACCATTGCCCTGCTTGTAGAAG TACGACAACTTTCCGGATGCTGCTACGACAGAAGACGATGTATCTCTACAGACAAGTCCTCCGCGCCGCTAGCTTTGAGGCGGCACTCGCCTCGGCACAAGCCCTGCTGCTAGCCCAGTGCATGCTCATCGCTATAGAGGGTCCCGATGCTCCCTTCTCAGAAGCGACTAGTGTAATGCTCCTCAGTCTCGGCCAGAGGCTATACCAGCAAGCTCCAACGCAACTACGAAGTAGGCTCAGTCCGCGACGCGCATGGTTGTTTGCCGAGAGCGTGCGGCGCACGATCATCGTTGCGTTCGTTCTCCGGGGCGCATACTCGCTCAAAAAGCGGAATTACTCTGCCCGCACTCCGTTCATTGATTCCCTACCGTTCGACATGCGTACCGCGCTCTGGGATGCCAGTGCCGAATCGTGGACCGATGCAGAGGGTGACTCAGCTGACTCGATTGTCTCCCTTCACCAGTACTCCGGGATGCTGGAGAGTGGGCTCATACATGGGATCTCGCCATTTGGCGGGTTGATTCTTGCTGCTTGCAGGGGAAAGGCCATTGAGGAGGTTGCATATCCGTCGTTGCCTCTCGCTAGATCAG CTCCTAACAGTGCTGTCTCTGTGGGTCGTTCATTATTTGCTGCGCTCCTTCCTTCGATCTTGACCGACCAGGCCTATGTTATTCGAACACTGGCACCCATCGGTGTCTCGTTGACGTATCAGGAATCTCTGCGGCTCGT TTATGTGTTTGCCCGGCTGGGAGCTTATGACATGAGCCAGGGATGGTTCATTCTCATATGGCAGATGAGGACGGCTCAGCCGTGCGCTCCTAAGGGGATTAATAGTCGCCCGCTCTAG
- a CDS encoding uncharacterized protein (transcript_id=CADANIAT00006394), translating to MKGRNALSIYPHCSSPILCTNFVSSWAFKKVLIVGATSGIGRAIATRPIEKGIPVVISGRREENLQEFVRQHGSDKVKSKVFDVTKLDKLKIPVFASEVLIENPDIECDFVNSGVQRPFDFSKPDTVDLPMFDQELVTNYASAMALVPMMRCPNYGASKAALHHFILALRTQLRDGLVVEIYPPPVQTELHDTKHQRSQERTSNWDAAG from the exons ATGAAAGGCAGGAATGCGCTCTCTATCTATCCacattgctcttctccaattCTGTGTACTAACTTCGTATCATCATGGGCCTTCAAGAAAGTCCTCATTGTCGGCGCTACCTCTGGAATTGGCCGGGCTATTGCAACCAGACCGATTGAGAAAGGCATACCCGTCGTGATATCCGGCCGCCGAGAAGAGAACCTGCAGGAGTTTGTTCGCCAACATGGCAGCGACAAGGTCAAAAGCAAGGTCTTTGATGTGACAAAATTGGACAAA CTCAAGATTCCCGTTTTCGCCTCTGAAGTCCTCATCGAGAACCCCGACATTGAATGCGACTTCGTCAATTCGGGCGTCCAGCGCCCCTTTGACTTCTCCAAGCCCGACACTGTCGACCTCCCGATGTTCGACCAGGAGCTGGTCACAAACTACGCATCCGCC ATGGCCCTTGTTCCAATGATGCGGTGCCCGAACTACGGGGCTTCCAAAGCTGCGCTGCACCACTTTATTCTCGCTCTCCGCACGCAGCTGCGAGATGGTCTGGTGGTAGAGATCTACCCGCCTCCTGTGCAGACAGAGCTGCATGACACGAAGCATCAGCGATCTCAAGAACGGACATCTAATTGGGATGCCGCTGGATGA
- a CDS encoding zinc-binding alcohol dehydrogenase family protein (transcript_id=CADANIAT00006395): MSTQKAVVITSPKQGGLVTDRPIPALRDDYILVKNVAVALNPTDWKHIAYLAPPGVLVGCDYAGIVEEVGKNVKKPFKKGDRIAGFIHGSNQVQPEDGAFAEYVVAKGDIQMHIPDKMRFEEAATLGVGIMTVGQALYQSLKLALPTEPTKTPEPILIYGGSTATGALAIQFAKLSGYTVLTTCSPHNFDLVKSLGADAVFDYKDANAPAKIREYTNDKLRLVLDTISLEPSAKFCDGALSTSGGEYSALLPVSVDRANVNSRATLAYTAIGEEFQFGDKTTPAKPEDKEFAARFATITESLLQDGKIKVHRPKVGKNGLQGVLEGLELLKEDKVSGEKLVYRVEETP; encoded by the coding sequence ATGAGCACTCAGAAAGCCGTCGTGATTACCTCTCCTAAACAGGGAGGCCTGGTTACTGATCGTCccattccagctcttcgtgACGACTacatcctcgtcaagaacGTGGCTGTGGCCCTTAACCCCACTGACTGGAAACACATCGCATACCTTGCACCTCCCGGTGTCCTCGTCGGCTGCGATTACGCGGGGATTGTCGAGGAAGTCGGCAAAAACGTCAAAAAACCGTTTAAGAAGGGCGACCGCATCGCCGGATTCATTCATGGCTCCAACCAAGTGCAGCCCGAAGATGGCGCGTTCGCAGAGTACGTCGTTGCCAAGGGGGACATTCAGATGCATATCCCCGACAAGATGAGGTTTGAAGAAGCCGCAACGCTCGGTGTCGGCATCATGACTGTCGGCCAGGCACTGTATCAGAGTTTAAAGCTTGCCCTGCCGACTGAACCCACCAAGACGCCCGAGCCGATCCTCATCTACGGCGGCTCAACCGCAACTGGAGCGCTCGCGATCCAGTTCGCTAAGCTGTCCGGCTACACGGTGCTCACAACTTGCAGTCCGCACAATTTTGATCTCGTGAAGAGTCTCGGCGCGGACGCAGTTTTTGACTACAAGGATGCCAATGCCCCCGCCAAGATCCGCGAGTACACGAACGACAAGCTCCGTCTTGTGCTTGACACAATCTCGCTCGAGCCCAGCGCCAAATTCTGCGACGGcgccctctccaccagcGGTGGCGAGTACAGCGCGCTTCTGCCCGTCAGCGTCGACCGCGCCAATGTCAATTCAAGAGCCACTCTTGCCTACACGGCTATTGGCGAGGAGTTCCAGTTTGGCGACAAGACGACCCCTGCGAAGCCAGAAGATAAAGAGTTCGCGGCGCGCTTTGCCACTATTACAGAGTCGTTGCTGCAGGATGGGAAGATCAAGGTGCATCGGCCTAAGGTTGGGAAGAACGGACTTCAGGGGGTGCTTGAAGGGTTGGAATTGCTGAAGGAGGATAAGGTCAGTGGGGAAAAGTTGGTTTACAGGGTGGAGGAGACGCCGTAG